One Acidobacteriota bacterium genomic window, CTGCGTCCGTCGCGCACCGACGGCAACACGCGGCTCTACTCCGACGAGGACCTCGAGCGGCTGGAGACGATCCTGACGCTCACGCGCGAGCTCGGCGTGAACCTCGCGGGCGTGGAGATCATCCTCAACCTGCGCGAGCGCATGGCGCAGATGCAGCACGAAGTCAACGAGTTCATGGGCTACGTGAAGCAGGAGATGGTGCGCGGCCTCGGCGATTGGGAGCAGCGTCTCTCGACGGCGATGATCAAGAGCGCGGGCACGCACGATCTCAGGAGCGCGGGATCGCAGGAACTCGGGAGTACGAACGCGCAGGACGCGCCGCCGTCGAAGCCCTGAGTTATCATTCCGATCCCTTGGACGCTGTCTGCGCACTCTGTCACGGCACGGGTTGGAAGTCCGTCGAGCACGACGGCGAACGTCGCGTGACGCGCTGCGATTGCTGGCGCGACGCGTCGGCGTCGCGGCGTCGTGTCGACTCGCGCATTCCGCGCCGGTATCAGCACTGCGCCTTCTCGCCGTTCGACACGTACGGCAATCCGTCGCTCGACCGCGCGCTCGCGTCGGCGCGCGCGCTCGTGCAGCGCTATCCGGTCACCGATCGCGGCCTGTTCCTCCTCGGCCCTCCGGGCGTGGGCAAGACGCACCTGGCCGTTGCGGTGCTGCGAGCGCTGGTTCAGGAGAAGGGCGCGCGCGGCGTCTTCTACGACACGCGCGACCTGTTGCGCGTGATCCGCGCGACGTACGATCCGGTCGTGCGCGAGACGGAACGCGATGTGCTCCGTCCCGTCATGACGGCAGACGTGCTCGTTCTCGACGATCTGGGTGCCGAGAAGGCGTCCGAATGGGTGGACGAGACGCTGAACCTGATCGTCAACACGCGTTACAGCGAGAAGCGTCTCACGCTGTTCACGTCCAACTACGTGGACGATCCCGATCCGACGATTCCCGAGTCGCTGCTGTACCGCATCGGGCTCCGCATGCGATCGCGCCTGCACGAGATGTGCGAGTTCCTCGATCTCGACGGCGCGGACTATCGCGAACTGCCGCCCAACGGCGGCACAGACGACCTCGTGGCGCTGTGGCGCATGCGGCACAAGCCCGGTGGAAGCGGGCGCCTCCCGGTGAAGGCCAGCGCGCCCATGCGCGCGAAACTGCGCGACGGCGCGCGCGCGCCGGCAACAGCCGCGCCCGAGCTCAAATGGCCGGGCGGCCGCGCCGGTACGCGCCGCTGACGTCGTGACACCGCCGCTCGGCCTCTACGTCCACATCCCGTTCTGCAGCGCGATCTGCCACTACTGCAACTTCAACCGCGGCCTGATGGACGCTGCGCTGAAGGACGCGTACGTCGAGGCGCTCGTCACGCACGTCGCGCGTCTTGCCGAACCCATCCTCGTCGACACGATCTACATGGGCGGCGGCACACCGTCGCTGCTCGATCCCCACGACGTGCGTCGCATCGTCGAGGCGTGTCGCGCGGCGTTCGACGTCGTGCCCGGGACCGAGATCACGATGGAGGCCAACCCGGAGACGGTCGACGCACGTCGCCTCGCGGGATTCAGGGCCGCTGGCGTGACACGCCTGTCGTTCGGCGTGCAGTCGTTCCGCGACGAGGAATTGCGGCGGCTCGGGCGCCTGCACAGCGCGGATCGCGCGCGTGCCGCGATGCGCGAGGCGCGAGCCGAAGGCTTCGACGATGTCAGTCTCGACCTGATGATGTGGCTGCCCGGCCAGAGCGTGTCGCAGTGGATGATGTCTGTCGACGCGCTCATCGACATGGCCCCCGATCACGCGTCGCTCTATCTGCTCGAGCTGTATCCCAACGCGCCGCTCCAGGAGTTGATGGCGCGCGAGCAGTGGTCGCAGACGGCAGAAGACGATGCCGCGGACATGTACGAACTGGCGATGGGTCGCCTCGCGGCGGCGGGACTCGCGCAGTACGAGATCTCCAACGTGGCGAGGCAGGGGCACGAGAGTCGCCACAACCTGAAGTACTGGCACGACACAGGGTGGCTGGCCGTTGGCTGCGGCGCGCATGGGTCGCGCGAGGGACGGCGATGGAGTCACGTGGCCGACACGGGGGCGTACGTCGACCGCGTCATGGCTGGAGCGGACCCGACAGGGCAGTCGCGGCACCTGGATCGCACGCAGCAACTGGCCGAGGCGCTCTTCATGGGACTGCGGCTGGTCGAGGGCATCGACCTCGCCGCGTTTCGGGCACGATTTGACGTAGATGTCTGGGATCGCTACGGTGATGCACTGGCACCGGCGTCGGAGGCTGGTCTGCTCGAGCGCGTTTCGGGCAGGATTCGGCTCACGCGCCGTGGCATGCTCCTCGCAAACGAGGTCATGCAGGTGTTTGTCTGATGGGTTTGCGGCGGTCGAGCTTTACGGTACAGTAGCCGCGGACCCACTACCGTTGTTCTCGGTGTTCTCGGAGTTGGAGGAAGTTGCTATGCGTTTGTCGATGGAGGCGCGGGCCGTACGTGGTGCGGGTGCGCGAGTGGCCCTCGGGGCCGCCGTTGTGGTGTTCAGCAGTCTGATGGTGAGCGCGTCTGCCTACGCACAGGCCCCCGCCGAGCAACCGGCACAGCCGGCGGCTCCGGCCGAACCGGCCAAGCCGCAGCTCACGTTCGACAACGGCGACACGGTCGTGTGGTTCTATGCCGTCAAGGGCGACAGCACCGCCAAGTTCGAGAGTGTCTTCGGGCGCGTGAAGGAAGCGATGGGCAAGAGCGAGAATCCGGCGCGCAAGGACCAGGCTGCCGGCATGAAGCTGCTCAAGTCCACTTCGCCGGCCGGCGACGGCACGATCAACTACGTGCTGCTCATCAGCCCGATCGCGAGGGGACAGGAGTACAGCCCGGGCATGCTGCTGTTCGAAGTGTTCCCGACCGAAGCCAAGACGCTGATGGAGGAGTTGCAGACGTGCATCAACACGCAAGGGTTGAATGCCGCGGTGCCGCTCTTGACGGTGATGACGCTCGGCGGCATGTGATCCCGACCTGACGCAGGTTCTGTATCCGACCCCGGCGATGCGCACGCGTCGACCGGGGTCTTCGTCCGAAGATGCGTACCATCCTGCTCCCGATCCTCCTCACCGGCGTGACCGCGTCGGCGTTTGCACAGCAGCCGACGGCAGACGCACCGGCTGCGCCCGCCGTCCAGACGCCTGCCGTGCAGTCGGTGACCACCGTGCCGCCGGTACCCGCGGCACTGCCGTTGGCCGGGCCGACGGGGATGGTGTTCCACGCCATCAAGGCGGACCGGACCGCGGAATTCGAGGCCGTGATGTCGCGCTTGCACGACCTGCTCGCCGCGAGCGGCAACGACGTCCGCCGGCAGCAGGGACGCGGGTGGCGCGTCTATCGTCAGGCGACGCCGCTGCCCGATGGCGCGGTGCTCTACGTCTCGTTCCTCGATCCCGTCGTGGCCAATGCCGAGTACGACGTGCCGCGCCTGCTGGCTGAGGCCGCACCGGACGAGGCGCTGGCGCTGTACGAACAGTTCCGTGACGCTCACGTCCAGCCTGCCGTGCAGGCGTCGAACCTGACCCTCACGATTCCGGCGCCCGTGGCCACGCCAGCGTCAGTTCAGCCATGACCCTTCTGCTCGCGGCGACGCTTTTCCTCGCGACCCAGGCGACGCTTCCTGCGGCACCCGCTCCTGCGTCGTCGTCACAGGTGCCCGTCACCGCACCGGTACCTCCGTCGACCGAGGGTGATCTGTGGCTCGTGATCTACAGCGTGCTGCCGGGGCAGGACACGGAGTTCGAAGCCGTGGCCAGGCTGGTGCGCGACGCGATGAGGGCGAGTCAGGACGAGGTGCGTCAGGCCCAGGCACGCAACCTGCGCATCCACAAGTCGGCGATGCCGAACGCGGATGGCAAGGTCCTGTACTTCCTCCAGATTCCGGCCCTCACCGGCGACGCCGATCGTTCGGGTTTCGATATCCTGATCGAGTCGCTGCTGCCGGCGCAGGCCACGGCGCTCAAGAACCGGTTGACGGCCACGCTCGATCCGTCCAACCCGTCGGGGAACACGTACCTGATCAACGTGCGCTGATCCAGGACGTCTGTTGTACGGCCAGGACTGTCGCCATGGATCTGCATCTCACCGACGACCAGCGGCTGCTGCGCGAGAGCGTCAGGGAGTTCGCCGTGCGCGAACTGGCGCCACACGTGATGGCGTGGGACGAGGCGCAGCACTTCCCGATGGACCTGCTGCCGAAGCTCGCCGAGCTCGGGCTGATGGGGATTCGCGTACCCGAGGCGCTGGGCGGGTCTGGCATGTCGGCCGTGGACTACTGCCTGTGCATCGAAGAACTGGCGCGCGTGGACCCGGCGATCGCGCTGAGCGTCGCGGCGCACAACGGACTGGCCGCCGCCCACCTGCACATGTTCGGCACGCCCGAGCAGCAGACGCGCTTCCTCGTCCCTCTTGCAACAGGCCGGGTGCTCGGCGCCTGGGCACTCACCGAAGCGTCGTCAGGAAGCGATGCCGCGGCGATGCGTACTGTTGCGAGGCGCGACGGTACGGACTGGGTGCTCGACGGCACGAAGACGTTCATCACGCACGGCAACATCGCCGGCGTGATCGTGGCGATGGCCGTCACCGATCGCGCGCGCGGCAATCGCGGGATCTCGGCCTTCGTGTTGCCGGCAGACACGCCAGGCGTCAGGGCCGGCCGCAAGGAGAACAAGCTCGGGATGCGCGCCAGCGAGACGAGCGAGGTCGTGTTCGAGGCATGTCGCCTGCCGGCCGACGCGCTGCTCGGCGTCGAAGGGCAGGGCTTCGTCAACACGCTGCAGGTGCTCGACGCCGGCCGCATCGGAATCGCCGCGTTGTCGGTGGGGCTCGCGCAGGGCGCGTGGGACGCCGCGCGCGCCTATGCCCGCCCGCGCGAGCAGTTCGGCAGGCCAATCGCGTCGTTCCAGGGCATCCGCTGGAAACTTGCCGATCTCGCCAAGCGGATCGAGGCGTCGCGGCTGCTCACCTACAGCGCCGCGGCGGCGGCCGACGAGGGCGTCCGCACCACGCGCGAGTCGTCGATGGCCAAGCTGCACGCGAGCGAGACGGCCGTGCGCGCCGCCGACGAATGCGTGCAGATCCACGGCGGATACGGGTTCGTGAAGGACTATCCGGCCGAGAAATACTTCCGCGACGTGAAGCTGCTCACCATCGGCGAGGGCACCAGCGAGGTGCAGCGCCTGGTCATCGCCAGGCAGCTCCTCGCCTGACCCGCGCTGGACAGGATCGCCGCGGGCCACGCATCATGTGTGGTTGCCGCGCCCACGTGGGTGCGGCCACGACACGACCATGTCCATCACGATTGGGCTCATCGGCGGCCGCGGCCTGTACGACATGGCCGAACTCACCGATCGGCAGGAACGCACCATCGAGACGCCATTCGGCGCACCGTCTGGGCCCTACGTCACGGGTACCATCGGCGGCACGCGCGTGGCGTTCCTCGCGCGGCACGGCGCGGGCCACCGCCTCGCGCCGTCGGAGCTGAACTTCCGCGCCAACATCTTCGGCTTCAAGACGCTCGGGGTGGAGCGCCTGCTGTCGGCCAGCGCCGTCGGGTCGCTGCGTGACGACATCGCCCCCCTCGATCTCGTGATCCCGGACCAGTTCATCGATCGCACGTGCGGCCGCATCGGCACGTTCTTTGGCGACGGCCTCGTCGGCCACATCGCCTTCGCGGATCCGGTGTGCGGCCAGGTCGCGCAGGCGGCCTACGACGCGGCCACCGGCGCCGGCGCACGCGTTCACAAGGGCGGCACGTACGTGTGCATGGAGGGCCCCGCGTTCTCCACGCGCGCCGAGTCGCACCTCTATCGCTCGTGGGGCGCGCAGATCATCGGGATGACCAACCTGCAGGAGGCCAAACTCGCGCGCGAGGCGGAGATCTGCTACGCGACGATCGCTCTGGTCACCGACTACGACTGTTGGCATCCCGATCACGACCACGTGACGGTGGAGATGGTCATCGCCAACCTCACGCAGAACGCCCGCACCGCGCAGCGCGTGATCGCGAGCGCCGTCGCCGCACTGGCGTCGACGCCGCGCACCTGCGCCTGCGGTCAGGCCCTCGCCACCGCGCTCATCACCCGTCCCGACGCCGTGCCCGACGAGACACGACGCATGCTCGCACGCATCGTCGGGAAGTATCTGCCGCAGTGATGCCGCGATGCCGGGAATGCCGCGAATGTCGCGCGCGTCCGGAGCCGCAAGCCACAAGCCACAATCGGTAACCCCCAAGCCGCTCAGATCCCCGAGTTCCCATGCCCCGTCACATCGTCACCGGTTCGATCGCATACGACTACTTGATGACCTTTCCTGGCGCGTTCACGGAACTGCTCCTGCCCGAGCACCTGCAGCGCCTGAGCCTCAGCTTCCTCGTCGACGAGATGGAGAAGCGGCGCGGAGGGTGCGCGCCCAACATCGCGTACACGCTGGCGCTGCTCGGTGAACGGCCCGCGCTGATGGCGACGGCGGGACAGGACTTCAGTGACTATCGTTCGTGGCTCGAAGCCGCCAACGTGGACACGTCGCTCGTCCATGACGTGGGCGACAAGTTCACGGCGTCGTTCTTCTGCAGCACCGACACGCAGAACAACCAGATCGCGTCGTTCTACGCCGGTGCGATGGCCGATGCCGATCAGTTGTCGTTCCGGACGGCCGGTGGCGCGGATCTGGTCATCATCTCACCCAACGATCCGAAGGCGATGGTGCAGTACGCCGACGAGTGCCGTGCCCTCGGCCTCCGCTACATCTTCGATCCCGGCCAGCAGTGCGCGCGTCTCGATGGCCCCGAGCTGGCCGCGGGGCTCGTCGGCGCGAACATCGTCATCTGCAACGACTACGAGTACGAACTGATTCGGGAGAAGACGGCGCTCGACGTCGACGCGCTGCTCGAGAAGTCCGAAGCGGTCATCGTCACCAGGGGCGAACACGGGTCGTCGATTCACGTGCCCGGGCGTCGCATCGACGTGCCCGCAGCGCCGGAACGCCGCGTTGCCGATCCGACGGGCGTGGGCGATGCGTATCGTGGCGGACTCATGAAGGGGCTCGCGCTCGGCGCCGACTGGGAGACGTGCGGACGCCTCGGCAGCGTGGCGGCCACGTATGCGCTCGAGCACGTGGGCGGCCAGAGCCATGCGTACAGCCTCGACGAGTTCCGCGAGCGCTACACAGACGCATTCCGGAGCGATTGCCCGTTCTGAGATGCCCCGCACCGGGTGGCGGGCGCAGCCGCACCTCACCCGTTGGAGACCACGGGTGTCCACCTCCGGCTCGTTCGAGATGACGCAGGCGTGGTGGCTGCGCACCGGTCTCACGACGGCGGCCGTCCTCTGGGCCGTGGCCATCGTGGTGACGCCAGCGATGCTGCATGCGTCAGCGGGACGTGACGCATCGCGCGGCGGCCTGCTGCTGGCCGCCGTTGTTCAGGGGGTCGGCGCCCGGATCTGCCATCAGCGTCCCGATCGAACGTTTCGTGTGCAGGGCTCGCTCATGCCCGTCTGTGGCCGCTGCACCGGCCTGTATGTCGCCGGGGCGCTCGGCTTGCTGGCAGGCAGCGTGTGGCGCCGTCCGCGTCGCGCCGCCACGCACTCGTCCCGGACGTTGCTCGTCGCGGCAGCGGTGCCCACGCTCGCCACATGGACGATGGAAGTGGCGGGTGTGTGGAATCCGGGGACACCGCTGCGCGCGGTGGCGGCCCTCCCGCTCGGCGCCGCGGCAGGCTGGGTGTGCGCGCGCGCCTTGCTACACTACCCCCCGATGTCCGCGCGTCAGGCCTCCTCGTCCACCACACTCCCGCCGCTGCCGTTGTGCGCGATCGGGTGGCTCGTGCCGGGAGCGGCGCACATGCTGCTCGGCCGTCGCGAGAAGGGCGTCATCTTCCTCGTGGTGCTCGTCGCGCTCTTTGCCGCCGGTCTCGCGCTCGAGGGGCGCATCTTCCCGATCGAGCCGCGTGAGCCGCTCGTGGCGCTGGCGGCGCTCGCAGACCTGGGGATTGGCGCGCCGTACTTCGTGGCCTGGGCGCTCGGTCTTGGTTCCGGAACCGTCGTGGCCGCGAGCTACGAGTACGCGAACACGTACCTGATCGTCGCGGGCCTGCTGAACGCGCTGGTGGTGCTCGACGCGTACGACATCGCGATCGGACGCAAGGCCTGATGACCAGCCACTTCCTCCTGCTCGTGTTCTTCGCCGTGTGCGTGGCCACGGTGATGGCCGTCCTCCAGAAGGACGACCGTGCTGGCCAGGTGCGCCTCGCGCTCTACATCGCCGGCGGGTTCGTGGGGACGGCCCTGGTGCTCGGCTGGCTGATGTTCCCCTTTCCGCTGTGAGCCCCCGCACACGTGCGTGGCTGTCCTGGGCACCGGCAATCCTCTGGGCGGTCGTGATCTTCGCGCTCTCGGCGCAACCGTCGCTGCCGAGCGCGGGCGTCAGCGACAAGCACGCCCACATGGTGACGTACGGTCTGCTCGCCGGCCTGTGCCTGATGGGCCTCACAGGCTGGCGCCAGCGTCGCATCGCCGGCGGACCCGCGCTTGTGGCCTTCGTCATGGCCGTCCTCTACGGCGTCTCCGATGAATGGCACCAGTCGTTCGTGCCGGGCCGCACGCCAGACGTGGCCGACGTGGTGGCCGATGCGCTGGGCGCGGCGCTGGCCGCTGGCGGCGCGTGGGCGTGGGCTATACTGCTGGCCGGGCGATCGACGCCCCGGCAGTCCTGAACGCGTACCCGTGCGGACGTTCCGCGAGACGGGAGGCGCGTCACCCCCAAGAGTTCCCGCCGCATGAGCGACCAGCATCTGGAGTTGTCGGGTACCGGCGCCGTGCGCGTGCTGACGATCAGCCGTCCCGAGAAGCTCAATGCGCTGAACCGCGCGATGGTGGTGGCGCTGCAGGCACGTCTCGATGCGCTCGCGGCCGATGCATCCCTGCGCGTGCTGATCGTCACGGGTGCGGGACCGAAGGCGTTCGTCGCCGGTGCAGACATCGCGGAGTTCGAGGGACTGACCTCCGAGCAGGCGACCAGACTGGCACAGCAGGGGCAGCGCGTGCTCGACACGCTCGAGGCGCTGCCCGTGCCGACCATCGCGGCGATCAACGGTTTCGCGCTCGGCGGCGGATGTGAACTGGCGTTGGCGTGTACGTTCCGCATCGTGGCGGACACGGCTCGACTCGGTCTTCCGGAGACCTCGCTGGGACTCATCCCCGGATTCGGCGGGACGCAGCGGCTCGCGCGGGCCGTCGGCACGCAGCGCGCGCTCGACCTGATACTCACGGGGCGGCAGGTGTCTGCCGAGGAAGCCGTCCACATCGGCCTGGCTCTCCGTGCGGTGCCGGCGGCGCAGTTGATGGACGAGGTGCGGGCGCTGGCGGCACATCTGGCCACGCGCGCGCCGCTGGCCTTGCGGTATGCCCGCGAGGCCGTCTCGGAAGGCGCAGACCGGCCGCTCGCCGACGCGCTGGGACTCGAAGCGCGGCTCTTCGGCCTTGCGGCATCCAGCGACGACATGCGCGAGGGCGTGCGCGCGTTCCTGGACAAGCGTCAGGCATCATTTACAGGTCGTTGACGAGGAGCCCGCAGCCCGTGTCCCGTCCCGCCGTGTCCCAGCCCGTCCCACAGGTTCCAGGCCTGCGCGTTGCCCTCGTCGTGTCGACGTACCACGATGGAATCACCGCGCGGCTGGCTGAAGGTGCGTACGAAGGCCTCGCGGCCGCCGGTGTTGCGCAGCGCGACATCTCGCGCCTCGACGTGCCAGGTGCGTACGAGATTCCGTTCGGTGCGCGCATCGCCGCGGTGTCGGGGCGCGTTGACGCGGTGGTGTGCCTCGGCTGTCTCATCAAGGGCGAGACGCCGCACTTCGACTACATCGCGTCGGCCGTCTCGCATGGTCTGATGCAGGCGTCGCTTCTCCAGGGCGTGCCGATGGCGTTCGGCGTGCTCACCGTGAACACGATGGACGAGGCCGTCGCGCGCGTGCCCGAAGGGGCAGGCAACAAGGGCTACGAAGCCGCGGTCGCCGTGGCGACGATGGCGGCGCTGGCGCGGGAATGGCAGCCGCGTACGGCGAAAGCGGGGATGCGGGGGTGAAGCGTGATCCTCATCACCTGCGTCAGGCGCGCGAGTCGGCGCTCCAGATGCTGTACGGCTGGGAGATGGGCGGGGACGCGCTTCCCGAAGCCATCGCCGGCGTGCGGGAACTGCAGCTACGTCCACCCGTGGCGGGCCGCGACGCGCTGGCCGAGGAGCTCGCGTACGGGACGGCTCGCGCGCTCGAGCGCATCGATCCGTTGATCGCCGAGGCCGCGACCAACTGGCGTCTCGAACGCCTCGCCATCGTCGACCGCCTGGTTCTGCGTCTCGCCGTCCACGAGCTCCTCGATCGTCCGGACACTCCTCCGGCCGTTGTCATCAACGAAGCGCTGGAACTGGCCCGCACCTTCAGCGCCCCCGATGCCGTCCGCTTCGTGAACGGCGTACTCGACGCCATCAGGAAGAGGCTCACGGACCGGCAACCGGCAACCGGCGACGGGCAACCGGAGTCCGGGCACCGGGCACCGGGCACCGGGCGCCGGATTTCAGACACGGAGCAGTGACTGTTCGCTTCCGTAAGCCGTAGACCTCCTGTATCCCCATGTCCGATTCAGAACTCGTCGCTCAGCGCCGTGCCAAGTACGAGGCGATCCTCGCGCTCGGCGTGCGGCCGTACCCGAGTACCTTCGACGCCACGCACCGCATCGCCGACATCGTGGCGACGTATGACACGTACACGGGCGAGGCGCTCGACGCCGATCACGTGCCGGTGCGCGCGGCGGGACGCATCCTCGGGATGCGCACCTTCGGCAAGGCGAACTTCCTCGTGCTGTCTGACGGCGTGGCACAGTTGCAGGTCTACGTGCGGAAGGACTCGGTGAGTGAAGAGGCCTTCGCGCTGTTCGGGCATCTCGATTTCGGCGATCAGATCGGCGTCCACGGCCGCCTGTTCAGGACGCGTACCGGCGAGTTGACGATCTGGGCGTCGGCGCTGACGTTCCTCGCCAAGAGCTTCCTGCCGCTGCCGGAGAAGTGGCACGGACTGCAGGACATCGAGACGCGCTATCGCCAGCGGTATCTCGATCTGATCGTGAACCCGGACGCGCGCCGCGTGTTCGACGTGCGGGCGCGGACGCTGCAGACCATTCGAGGCTTCCTCGACGCGCGCGGGTTCCTCGAAGTCGAGACCCCGATGATGCAGCCGCTGGCGGGCGGCGCACTGGCGCGTCCGTTCGTGACGCATCACAACGCGCTCGACATGAAGTTGTACATGCGCATCGCGCCCGAGCTGTACCTCAAGCGGCTCGTCGTCGGCGGCATGGATCGCGTGTACGAGATCAACAGGAACTTCCGCAACGAGGGCATCTCCACGCAGCACAATCCCGAGTTCACGATGCTGGAGTTCTATCAGGCGTACGTGGACTACCAGTACCTGATGCGCCTCACCGAGGAGATGTTGGCCGAGGTGGCGATGGCCACCACGGGCTCGACCGACCTCACCTTCGGCGAGCACGCGATCTCGTTCGCGGCGCCGTTCCGCCGCCTGTCGCTGCGGCACGCGGCCGCCGAGCGCGCGTCGGAGCGGTTGCAGCGATCGGTGGACGTCGACATGCTGCGCGACGCGGCCACGGCACGCAGCATCGCCGTCGCGCTCGGCCTCGACGTGCCGGACGGACAGGGCGCGGGCAAGACCGCCACGGCGATCTTCGAAGCGTTGTGCGAGGAGGACCTGATCCAGCCGACGTTCATCCACGATTTCCCGACGGAGGTGTCGCCGCTTTCCAAGCAGAAGCCCGACGACCCCGACACGGTCGAGCGTTTCGAGCTGTATGCGGGTGGTTTCGAACTCGCCAACGCGTTCAGCGAGCTGAACGATCCCGCCGAACAGCGGCGCCGGTTCGAGGACCAGTTGAGCGAACGCGCGCGCGGCGACGCCGAGGCGCACCAGATGGACGAGGACTACATCCGCGCGCTGGAGTACGGCCTGCCGCCTACCGGCGGCGAAGGGGTGGGCATCGACAGGCTCGTGATGCTCCTGACCAACAGCCCCAGCATCAGGGAGGTGATTCTGTTCCCCCTCATGCGCCAGCGCTGACCGGGCGAGCTACTGATACCGCAGGGCCTGCGCGGGGTCGAGGCGCGAGGCCTGTCGCGACGGGTAGATCGTCGCGACAAAGCAGATCACCAGCGCCGCGAGGACGACGATCACGAAATCGTGCGGCTGCACCTTGAACGGCACGTGCGCCACCTGGTAGACGTCCATCGGCACCTTGATCAGCTGATACGTGTCGAGCACCCACGCCACGGCGAGGCCCGCCGCTGCGCCCACCGTCGTGCCGATCGTCCCGATGATCAGCCCCTGCAGCATGAACACGATGGTGATGCTGCGGGCGGCGGCGCCCATGGTCTTCAGGATGGCGATGTCGCGGCTCTTCTCCATCACGAGCAGCACCAGCGACGCCACGATGTTGAGCGCCGCCACCATGACGATGAGGCCGATGGTGATGGAGATGGCGATCTTCTCCAGCCAGAGCGCGGAGAACAGCGACTGGTTCATCTGCGCCCAGTCCTGCGTCACGTAGGTGTTGCCGAGCGCGGCGACGATGGCCGACGCGACGACCGGTGCGGCGTACATGTCGTCCACGCGCACCTCGATGAAGTCGGGGCGATCGCGGGCCAGCAGCCGCTGCGCCGTCGGGAGCGACACGAATCCGTAAGCGGCATCGAACTCGTACAGCCCCAGCGCGTAGATTCCCACCACCTGCAGCCGCCGGCTCCCCATCGTCGGGCCGAAGGGAGAGAGGGGCCCTTCCGGCGTCATGACGGTGACCGTGTCGCCGATGGACACGCGGAGCTGTTCGGCCAGCGTCTGCCCGATCGCGATGCCGGCCAGGCCCTCGTCGGGCACCACGCCCACGGCCTGCAGCGTGCCCTGCCGCATGCGCTCGCGCACGTCGGTGACCTCGCCTTCGGTCTCCGGATCGATGCCCTTGACGGTGATGAACGCCTGCTCCTCGCCGGCCGTGATGAGCGCCTTGCCGAGCACGATGGGTGACGCGCCCGTCACGCGCGGCACCTCTTTCACGCGGCGCATGTCGGCCTGTGCGTCGCTGATGCCTTCACCCGCCTGCCACACGTAGATGTGCGGCGACGCCCCGACGATCCGGTCGCGCAGTTCGCCCTGAAGCCCCGTCATCAGCGCCAGCGCGATGATGAGCGCCATCACGCCGACGGCGACGCCGATCGTCGAAATCACCGAAATCAGCGAGAGGAACGCCTGCTTGCGCCGGGCGACGAGGTACCGGAGCGCCAGGAAGAGTTCATAGGGCATGCGCGGTA contains:
- the nusB gene encoding transcription antitermination factor NusB, producing the protein MAAAYGESGDAGVKRDPHHLRQARESALQMLYGWEMGGDALPEAIAGVRELQLRPPVAGRDALAEELAYGTARALERIDPLIAEAATNWRLERLAIVDRLVLRLAVHELLDRPDTPPAVVINEALELARTFSAPDAVRFVNGVLDAIRKRLTDRQPATGDGQPESGHRAPGTGRRISDTEQ
- a CDS encoding 6,7-dimethyl-8-ribityllumazine synthase, which encodes MSQPVPQVPGLRVALVVSTYHDGITARLAEGAYEGLAAAGVAQRDISRLDVPGAYEIPFGARIAAVSGRVDAVVCLGCLIKGETPHFDYIASAVSHGLMQASLLQGVPMAFGVLTVNTMDEAVARVPEGAGNKGYEAAVAVATMAALAREWQPRTAKAGMRG
- a CDS encoding enoyl-CoA hydratase/isomerase family protein, with protein sequence MSDQHLELSGTGAVRVLTISRPEKLNALNRAMVVALQARLDALAADASLRVLIVTGAGPKAFVAGADIAEFEGLTSEQATRLAQQGQRVLDTLEALPVPTIAAINGFALGGGCELALACTFRIVADTARLGLPETSLGLIPGFGGTQRLARAVGTQRALDLILTGRQVSAEEAVHIGLALRAVPAAQLMDEVRALAAHLATRAPLALRYAREAVSEGADRPLADALGLEARLFGLAASSDDMREGVRAFLDKRQASFTGR
- the lysS gene encoding lysine--tRNA ligase — translated: MSDSELVAQRRAKYEAILALGVRPYPSTFDATHRIADIVATYDTYTGEALDADHVPVRAAGRILGMRTFGKANFLVLSDGVAQLQVYVRKDSVSEEAFALFGHLDFGDQIGVHGRLFRTRTGELTIWASALTFLAKSFLPLPEKWHGLQDIETRYRQRYLDLIVNPDARRVFDVRARTLQTIRGFLDARGFLEVETPMMQPLAGGALARPFVTHHNALDMKLYMRIAPELYLKRLVVGGMDRVYEINRNFRNEGISTQHNPEFTMLEFYQAYVDYQYLMRLTEEMLAEVAMATTGSTDLTFGEHAISFAAPFRRLSLRHAAAERASERLQRSVDVDMLRDAATARSIAVALGLDVPDGQGAGKTATAIFEALCEEDLIQPTFIHDFPTEVSPLSKQKPDDPDTVERFELYAGGFELANAFSELNDPAEQRRRFEDQLSERARGDAEAHQMDEDYIRALEYGLPPTGGEGVGIDRLVMLLTNSPSIREVILFPLMRQR
- a CDS encoding lipoprotein-releasing ABC transporter permease subunit; translated protein: MPYELFLALRYLVARRKQAFLSLISVISTIGVAVGVMALIIALALMTGLQGELRDRIVGASPHIYVWQAGEGISDAQADMRRVKEVPRVTGASPIVLGKALITAGEEQAFITVKGIDPETEGEVTDVRERMRQGTLQAVGVVPDEGLAGIAIGQTLAEQLRVSIGDTVTVMTPEGPLSPFGPTMGSRRLQVVGIYALGLYEFDAAYGFVSLPTAQRLLARDRPDFIEVRVDDMYAAPVVASAIVAALGNTYVTQDWAQMNQSLFSALWLEKIAISITIGLIVMVAALNIVASLVLLVMEKSRDIAILKTMGAAARSITIVFMLQGLIIGTIGTTVGAAAGLAVAWVLDTYQLIKVPMDVYQVAHVPFKVQPHDFVIVVLAALVICFVATIYPSRQASRLDPAQALRYQ